In Leifsonia sp. ZF2019, a genomic segment contains:
- a CDS encoding DUF6421 family protein: MSQFVPHFTQDAIVGEPEVVEDARPVREVATHPAWLRLKDAAVALQALQVKDGSVEQESDRASAAAHVDAIVDAIGELAPFFPHDAAYLAAAQRDFVRWSDEGFGVPDFLDALNEFQPQQHRIDGLGHLVVFPMYTQNGSANRLVEAVLVEVIWPEFVAELEAGDYGNKLFVALRFVDFTPGYDTNSAVLFPETVAMREIPQFTWGAIFQDREAARYRRVVRAAAEITKLELPADAAAMLDDQQLTEETFVMWDIIHDRSHMRGDLPFDPFMIKQRMPFFLYSLEELRCDLTAFRESVKLERELSALPDSELSDAQRAIRDHAHLVQYAVIFDRIFRFAITGSRVRNYDGLGGQLLFAWMHQHDVLHWTDTQLTIDWEAVPDVVVALSDQINELYWRSIDRPKVAHWLAAYEMLTQTLTPHPASTWARGLSDEILSGAPKGYTDAVLDDEFPLSMFYEALNKKMAAVIESTAGITGTTDDAPAGAA; encoded by the coding sequence ATGTCTCAGTTCGTCCCCCACTTCACGCAGGACGCGATTGTCGGAGAGCCCGAGGTCGTCGAGGACGCCCGCCCGGTGCGCGAGGTCGCGACGCACCCCGCATGGCTGCGACTGAAGGACGCCGCCGTCGCCCTCCAGGCGTTGCAGGTCAAGGACGGCTCGGTCGAGCAGGAGTCGGACCGCGCCTCCGCCGCCGCGCACGTCGACGCCATCGTCGACGCCATCGGCGAGCTCGCCCCGTTCTTCCCGCACGATGCGGCCTACCTCGCCGCCGCGCAGCGAGACTTCGTGCGCTGGTCGGACGAGGGCTTCGGCGTTCCCGACTTCCTGGACGCGCTGAACGAGTTCCAGCCCCAGCAGCACCGCATCGACGGGCTCGGCCACCTGGTCGTCTTCCCGATGTACACGCAGAACGGCAGTGCGAACCGCCTCGTCGAGGCCGTGCTGGTCGAGGTGATCTGGCCGGAGTTCGTCGCGGAGCTCGAGGCCGGCGACTACGGCAACAAGCTCTTCGTCGCGCTGCGCTTCGTGGACTTCACGCCCGGCTACGACACCAACTCGGCCGTGCTGTTCCCGGAGACCGTCGCGATGCGCGAGATCCCGCAGTTCACCTGGGGCGCGATCTTCCAGGACCGCGAGGCCGCCCGGTACCGCCGGGTGGTGCGCGCCGCCGCCGAGATCACGAAGCTGGAGCTGCCGGCCGACGCCGCCGCGATGCTGGACGACCAGCAGCTCACGGAGGAGACCTTCGTGATGTGGGACATCATCCACGATCGCTCCCACATGCGCGGCGACCTGCCGTTCGACCCGTTCATGATCAAGCAGCGGATGCCGTTCTTCCTCTACTCGCTGGAGGAGCTGCGCTGCGACCTGACGGCGTTCCGCGAGTCGGTGAAGCTGGAGCGCGAACTCAGCGCGCTGCCCGACTCGGAGCTCTCGGACGCGCAGCGCGCGATCCGCGACCACGCGCACCTCGTCCAGTACGCGGTGATCTTCGACCGCATCTTCCGGTTCGCGATCACCGGCAGTCGCGTGCGCAACTACGACGGGCTCGGCGGTCAGCTGCTCTTCGCGTGGATGCACCAGCACGATGTGCTGCACTGGACGGACACCCAGCTCACCATCGACTGGGAGGCCGTCCCGGACGTGGTGGTGGCGCTGAGTGACCAGATCAACGAGCTCTACTGGCGCTCGATCGACCGGCCGAAGGTCGCGCACTGGCTCGCCGCGTACGAGATGCTGACGCAGACGCTCACGCCGCATCCCGCCTCGACGTGGGCGCGCGGGCTGTCCGACGAGATCCTCTCGGGCGCACCCAAGGGCTACACGGACGCGGTGCTCGACGACGAGTTCCCCCTGTCGATGTTCTACGAGGCGCTCAACAAGAAGATGGCGGCGGTGATCGAGTCCACCGCGGGCATCACCGGCACGACGGACGACGCCCCGGCGGGCGCCGCGTGA
- a CDS encoding SDR family oxidoreductase: MTDALPLHGRLVLIAGATSTSGEAVARALATAGATVLAVGTREEALAALAAAVPGVDTRVCDLADRDAVAELAMRIHLKFGAIDGLIHLVGGWRGGGGIAGQSDEDWDFLERGFRTLRNTTRVFLDDLTGSEAGRLAIISSTAVERPYAGGANYAAAKAAADAWTRAIAQGFGKDAPNAAATVFVVKTLAGLEDRLGEEVVRLWARSPAEINGARIPLVAPESRMDG, translated from the coding sequence GTGACGGACGCTCTGCCGCTGCACGGCCGGCTGGTGCTGATCGCGGGCGCGACCAGCACCAGCGGCGAGGCCGTCGCTCGAGCGCTGGCGACGGCGGGCGCGACGGTTCTCGCGGTCGGCACGCGCGAGGAGGCTCTCGCCGCCCTCGCCGCGGCCGTCCCGGGAGTCGACACCCGGGTGTGCGACCTGGCCGACCGGGACGCCGTGGCCGAGCTGGCGATGCGCATCCACCTGAAGTTCGGCGCCATCGACGGGCTGATCCACCTGGTCGGGGGCTGGCGCGGAGGCGGCGGGATCGCCGGCCAGTCCGATGAGGACTGGGACTTCCTGGAGCGCGGCTTCCGCACGCTGCGGAACACCACTCGCGTCTTCCTGGACGACCTGACCGGGTCGGAGGCGGGGAGGCTCGCGATCATCTCGTCGACCGCCGTCGAGAGACCCTACGCAGGGGGAGCGAACTACGCCGCGGCGAAGGCGGCGGCCGATGCCTGGACCCGGGCCATCGCCCAGGGGTTCGGGAAGGACGCCCCGAATGCTGCGGCCACCGTGTTCGTCGTGAAGACCCTCGCGGGCCTGGAGGACCGGCTCGGCGAGGAGGTCGTGCGACTCTGGGCACGCTCCCCCGCTGAGATCAACGGCGCGCGCATCCCGCTCGTGGCCCCGGAATCTAGGATGGACGGGTGA